A portion of the Oncorhynchus gorbuscha isolate QuinsamMale2020 ecotype Even-year linkage group LG07, OgorEven_v1.0, whole genome shotgun sequence genome contains these proteins:
- the LOC124039066 gene encoding protein jagged-1b-like yields the protein MILRLGSVVGVAAFCLHALLLWFYAKVVEGTGQFELDILSMNNRNGELLNGQCCDGSRITGDRKCRMDECDTYFKVCLKEYQSRVSAAGPCSFGSGSTPVLGGNVFSLKSSARNEGSRIVLPFSFAWPRSYTLIVEALDANNDTSGE from the exons ATGATTTTGAGACTGGGCTCAGTTGTTGGCGTTGCTGCTTTTTGTTTACATGCGTTATTGTTGTGGTTTTATGCAAAG GTGGTGGAGGGAACCGGTCAGTTCGAGTTGGACATCTTATCGATGAACAACCGGAACGGCGAGCTTCTTAACGGGCAGTGTTGTGACGGTTCACGGATCACCGGGGATCGGAAATGCAGGATGGATGAGTGTGATACGTATTTTAAAGTGTGTTTGAAGGAATACCAGTCGCGGGTCTCGGCTGCGGGACCGTGCAGTTTCGGGTCCGGATCTACGCCTGTCCTGGGAGGAAATGTATTTTCTTTGAAGAGCTCTGCGAGGAATGAAGGATCCAGGATTGTTTTGCCGTTCAGTTTTGCCTGGCCA AGGTCATACACGTTGATAGTGGAAGCCTTGGACGCTAATAACGACACGAGTGGTGAGTAG